In the genome of Paenibacillus sp. FSL R5-0766, one region contains:
- a CDS encoding extracellular solute-binding protein: MRLFQRRKAGKASSILAVVTAFTLLLSACSSGSESTSSSGESDSGEKTTLKVEIFDRGNTPAGYTISDSYLTRFIQEKFGDPNNIDVQFVPVPRSEEVQKLNVLMASGSEVPDIVFTYDSGTFNRYAEQGGLTELTDLINQSGPNLKKFLGDETLAYGQYDGQQFAVPGKRLVLGKYASYVRQDWLDALGLPSPETAEELHTTLKAFKEKDPGKVGTGLIPMGMSIASAQYEPLIWSFIEPLTEEQKYTLTQQLGSNDYPTLLPGFKDALKYMNTLYNEGLMSKDFGLDKDKKKLWEDVSNGKVGFYTEDAGEIYISGTYKNLQTNQPGAVITPIDAFKNSEGKFAKPAYAPNAMYVMIPKSSKNAEAAMKYLDWMASGNNLFDLQFGVENENYELVDGVPLIKDDASPEIAGRIYNSGDIAIIVNGKYVGDDKKNEEAYVVQVESKYRDDMRKSVAISNTDTIQPVRFSKPIDAEARYGNGLKDKFMEFFVKTTISKPADFEATYDSMMKDYMASGGQAILDERTEAYKAMK; encoded by the coding sequence ATGAGATTATTTCAAAGACGTAAGGCAGGCAAGGCAAGTTCAATCCTCGCAGTGGTAACGGCATTCACTCTATTATTATCTGCATGTTCGTCAGGAAGCGAATCAACATCTTCATCTGGAGAGTCGGATTCGGGGGAAAAGACAACTTTGAAAGTAGAAATCTTCGATCGGGGAAATACTCCGGCGGGCTACACCATTTCGGACAGTTATCTGACTCGCTTCATTCAAGAGAAGTTTGGCGATCCAAACAACATCGACGTTCAATTTGTTCCGGTACCACGCTCGGAGGAAGTACAGAAACTTAACGTTCTGATGGCGAGTGGCTCTGAAGTACCTGATATCGTCTTTACCTACGATTCGGGAACATTCAACCGGTATGCAGAGCAAGGAGGTCTGACCGAACTTACGGATCTGATCAATCAAAGTGGTCCTAACCTGAAGAAGTTCCTGGGAGATGAAACGCTGGCCTACGGTCAATACGATGGACAACAGTTCGCGGTTCCGGGTAAACGTCTTGTACTTGGCAAGTACGCATCCTATGTTCGTCAGGACTGGCTGGATGCACTCGGATTGCCTTCCCCTGAGACAGCTGAGGAGCTGCATACAACACTGAAGGCCTTCAAGGAAAAAGATCCGGGTAAAGTCGGTACAGGACTTATTCCGATGGGGATGTCCATTGCCTCGGCTCAATATGAACCACTGATCTGGTCATTCATTGAACCGCTGACGGAAGAACAGAAATATACATTAACGCAGCAACTGGGTTCCAATGACTATCCAACGTTGTTGCCTGGTTTCAAGGACGCTCTGAAATATATGAACACACTTTATAATGAAGGATTAATGAGCAAGGACTTTGGACTCGACAAAGACAAGAAAAAGCTATGGGAAGATGTATCTAACGGGAAAGTTGGATTCTACACAGAGGATGCAGGGGAGATTTATATCTCCGGTACGTACAAAAACCTGCAAACCAATCAACCGGGTGCAGTGATTACACCCATTGATGCATTCAAAAACTCGGAAGGCAAATTCGCCAAACCGGCATATGCACCCAATGCGATGTATGTCATGATCCCGAAATCGAGCAAAAATGCGGAAGCAGCGATGAAGTATCTGGATTGGATGGCTTCGGGCAATAACCTGTTCGATCTGCAATTCGGTGTTGAAAACGAGAACTATGAACTTGTGGATGGGGTACCACTGATCAAAGATGATGCTTCTCCTGAAATCGCAGGCCGTATCTATAATTCCGGTGACATTGCCATCATCGTGAACGGTAAATACGTTGGGGATGACAAGAAAAATGAAGAGGCCTACGTCGTTCAGGTAGAGTCGAAGTATCGGGATGATATGCGCAAGTCGGTAGCGATCTCTAACACGGACACCATTCAACCGGTACGTTTCTCCAAACCGATTGATGCAGAAGCACGTTACGGTAACGGTCTGAAAGACAAGTTCATGGAGTTTTTCGTGAAAACAACCATTTCCAAACCCGCTGATTTTGAAGCCACGTATGACAGCATGATGAAGGACTATATGGCGAGCGGTGGTCAAGCGATCCTGGATGAACGTACAGAAGCTTACAAAGCAATGAAATAA
- a CDS encoding ABC transporter permease subunit — translation MKTSIYFRRNWQLYALLLLPMIYFIIFKYGPMYGVQIAFKDFNFFQGISGSEWIGLDAFREVFQNQGFYTALRNTLVLNMLDLLVSFPAPLILAILLFELKKAWFKKLAQTLLYIPHFISWVIIGGIVLQVFGTQSGFINNILMSMGFDPLPFLSDKNYWLFTYLAVGVWQSAGWGTILYLASLTGINRELYEAAEVDGASRLRRIWHISLPGIKTTIVTLLIINVGNMISIGFDRPFIIGNVAVREYSDVLSTFVYRVGLQSGQVTLATAVGLFQALVGLVFILGANYTSKKLTDESIM, via the coding sequence ATGAAAACAAGCATCTATTTCCGCAGAAACTGGCAACTATATGCGTTGCTCCTACTGCCCATGATCTACTTCATTATTTTCAAGTATGGGCCAATGTATGGCGTGCAGATTGCGTTCAAGGATTTTAACTTCTTTCAAGGGATCTCTGGTAGTGAGTGGATTGGTTTGGATGCATTCAGAGAAGTGTTTCAAAATCAGGGGTTCTACACTGCATTACGCAACACGTTAGTGCTAAACATGCTGGATTTACTGGTTTCCTTCCCGGCACCACTTATACTGGCCATCTTATTGTTCGAGCTGAAGAAGGCCTGGTTCAAAAAGTTGGCACAGACTTTACTGTACATTCCTCACTTTATTTCGTGGGTCATTATTGGAGGGATCGTACTTCAGGTATTTGGTACACAATCCGGTTTTATTAACAATATCTTGATGAGCATGGGATTTGATCCATTACCTTTCCTTTCAGACAAAAACTATTGGCTCTTTACGTATCTTGCGGTAGGCGTGTGGCAGAGTGCAGGCTGGGGTACGATTCTGTATCTGGCATCTCTCACGGGCATTAACCGGGAACTCTACGAAGCGGCAGAAGTGGATGGAGCAAGTCGGCTACGCAGAATTTGGCACATCTCCTTGCCAGGCATCAAAACAACGATTGTTACCTTATTGATCATCAATGTCGGCAATATGATCTCCATCGGCTTTGACCGACCATTTATTATCGGAAACGTGGCTGTACGTGAATACTCGGATGTACTTAGCACGTTTGTGTATCGTGTCGGTTTACAGTCTGGTCAGGTTACGCTCGCAACAGCTGTAGGTTTGTTCCAGGCTTTAGTTGGACTTGTCTTCATACTCGGAGCGAATTATACGTCCAAGAAATTAACCGATGAGAGCATTATGTAG